The Aquipuribacter hungaricus nucleotide sequence CGAACTCGATGGCGCGCAGCCGCCCGCCCTGGCCCTCGTCGTGGCCGATGACCCCGCCCTCGCGGCGCAGCGCGCACTCCACGGCCAGGTCGGTGCAGGACTTGATGAGACGCAGGTCGTCGCTGTTCGCGGCGGCGGACCGGGCGAAGTAGCCGGACTTCTGCACCATCGTCTTCTCGGCCCCGATGCCCGCGGCGAACTGCTTGGCGAACCACGCGCCGGGGTTGATCGTGTCGATCTTGACGTGGCCGAACGGGTCGCGGGCCACGGTCTCCCCGGCCTTCTCCAGCTCCGCGACGATGGTCTGGACGCCGGCGCCCTCGGAGACGAAGAGGTTGACGGCCCCCGTGCGGTCCATGACCTCGCGCAGCCGCGCGGACTCCGCCTCCACGTCGAACTCCAGCTCGGGCAGGTAGACGCCGTGCACGTCCCAGCGGTCCGCGGCGTTGCCGAACGCGGGCAGGTACTCCTGGCCGCGGACCCAGCGGTGGTGCTCCAGCGCGGTGGCGGCCGTGAGCCACCCGCAGCCGCGGCCCATGACCTCGTGGACGACGAGCATCCGCGGGTTGGACGAGTGCTCGGCGACGATGTTGCGGGCGAACACGGCGCCCTGCTCGGCCGCCGTCCACGCCCCGAGCGACTGACGGATCGGTACCACGTCGTTGTCGACCGTCTTGGGCAGGCCCACGACCGTGAGC carries:
- a CDS encoding pyrophosphate--fructose-6-phosphate 1-phosphotransferase — translated: MPESTGVRKVAMLTAGGLAPCLSSAVGGLVERYTEIAPEVEIIGYLDGYAGLLSGRSVPVTDEVRRDAHLLHRFGGSPLGNSRVKLTNTANLVERGLIKEGEDALKVAADQLAADGVDVLHTIGGDDTNTTAADLAAYLAGNGYELTVVGLPKTVDNDVVPIRQSLGAWTAAEQGAVFARNIVAEHSSNPRMLVVHEVMGRGCGWLTAATALEHHRWVRGQEYLPAFGNAADRWDVHGVYLPELEFDVEAESARLREVMDRTGAVNLFVSEGAGVQTIVAELEKAGETVARDPFGHVKIDTINPGAWFAKQFAAGIGAEKTMVQKSGYFARSAAANSDDLRLIKSCTDLAVECALRREGGVIGHDEGQGGRLRAIEFERIAGGKAFDTSTPWFTALLADIGQG